A genomic window from Pseudomonas argentinensis includes:
- a CDS encoding OmpH family outer membrane protein yields the protein MRKLTQLVLLSVTLLATPAFAEMKIAVLNYQMALLESDAAKRYAVDAEKKFGPQLNKLKTLESDAKRIQDRIVKDGEKMQTAERERLELDFKQKARDFQFQSKELNEAKAVADRDMLKKLKPNLDKAVEEVIKNGNFDLVLERGAVIDVKPQFDITRQVIERMNQMR from the coding sequence GTGCGTAAGTTGACTCAATTGGTTCTGTTAAGCGTCACCCTGCTGGCCACCCCGGCCTTCGCGGAAATGAAGATCGCCGTGCTCAACTACCAGATGGCGCTGCTCGAGTCCGATGCGGCCAAGCGCTACGCCGTCGACGCCGAGAAGAAATTCGGCCCGCAACTGAACAAGCTCAAGACCCTGGAAAGCGACGCCAAGCGCATTCAGGACCGCATCGTCAAAGACGGCGAGAAGATGCAGACCGCCGAACGTGAGCGTCTGGAGCTGGACTTCAAGCAGAAGGCCCGTGACTTCCAGTTCCAGTCCAAGGAGCTGAACGAAGCCAAGGCGGTTGCCGATCGCGACATGCTCAAGAAGCTCAAGCCCAACCTGGACAAGGCGGTTGAAGAGGTCATCAAGAATGGCAACTTCGACCTGGTGCTCGAGCGCGGCGCGGTCATCGATGTCAAACCGCAGTTCGACATCACCCGCCAGGTCATCGAGCGCATGAACCAGATGCGTTGA
- the bamA gene encoding outer membrane protein assembly factor BamA — protein MKRLLLPAVLSALMIAEVHAESFTISDIRVNGLQRVSAGSLFGALPLNVGESADDRTLTEATRELFKTGFFQDIQLGRDGNVLVITVVERPSISSIEIEGNKAISSDDLLKGLNQSGLAEGEIFQRATLEGVRNELQRQYVAQGRYSAEIDAEVIPQPRNRVALKININEGSVAAIQHINVVGNKVFADEDLQDLFELKTTNWLSFFRNDDKYAREKLSGDLERLRSYYLDRGYINMDITSTQVSITPDKKHVYITVNIDEGEKFTVRDVKLSGDLKVPEEEVRALLLVKEGQVFSRKVMTSTSELITRRLGNEGYTFANVNGVPEPHNEDNSVSITFVVDPGKRAYVNRINFRGNTKTEDEVLRREMRQMEGGWASTYLIDQSKTRLERLGFFKEVNVETPQVPGTDDQVDVNYSVEEQASGSITASVGFAQNAGLILGGSITQNNFLGSGNRVSLGLTRSEYQSRYNFSFTDPYWTEDGVSLGYNAFYRTTDYDELDVDVSSYSVDSLGAGINIGYPISETARLTYGLTVQQDEINTGRYTVDEIFDFTRQEGEKYVNFKASVGWSESTLNRGVLANRGHSQSLVFETTVPGSDLSFYKLDYRGQVFKPLTDTYTMRFHTQLGYGGAFGSTEKLPFYENYYAGGFNSVRGFEDSSLGPRSTPSTGSNPGTLRDPDQDPLPFGGNVLIQGGAELLFPLPFVKDQRSLRTALFWDVGNVFDTDCSSGQKRRGDSCDIDFGNLASSVGVGVTWITALGPLSFSLAMPVKKPDDADTQVFQFSLGQTF, from the coding sequence ATGAAACGTCTGCTGCTACCTGCGGTTCTTTCCGCATTGATGATCGCCGAAGTTCACGCCGAGTCCTTCACCATCTCCGATATTCGCGTTAACGGTCTGCAGCGCGTCTCCGCGGGCAGCCTGTTTGGCGCACTGCCCCTGAACGTCGGCGAGTCGGCCGATGATCGCACGCTTACCGAAGCGACGCGCGAACTGTTCAAGACCGGTTTCTTCCAGGATATTCAGCTGGGCCGCGACGGCAACGTGCTGGTCATCACCGTGGTCGAGCGCCCGTCGATTTCCAGCATCGAGATCGAAGGCAACAAGGCCATCAGCAGCGACGATCTGCTCAAGGGCCTGAACCAGTCCGGCCTGGCCGAAGGCGAGATCTTCCAGCGTGCGACCCTGGAGGGCGTGCGTAACGAACTGCAGCGCCAGTACGTGGCCCAGGGGCGTTATTCGGCCGAGATCGACGCCGAAGTGATTCCCCAGCCGCGCAACCGCGTGGCGCTGAAGATCAACATCAACGAAGGCAGCGTTGCGGCCATTCAGCACATCAACGTGGTCGGCAACAAGGTTTTCGCCGATGAAGACCTGCAGGATCTGTTCGAGCTGAAGACCACCAACTGGCTGTCGTTCTTCCGCAACGACGACAAGTACGCCCGTGAAAAACTCTCCGGTGACCTGGAGCGCCTGCGCTCCTATTACCTGGACCGCGGCTACATCAACATGGATATCACCTCCACCCAGGTCTCCATCACGCCGGACAAGAAGCACGTCTACATCACCGTCAATATCGACGAAGGCGAGAAATTCACCGTTCGTGACGTGAAGCTGTCCGGCGACCTCAAGGTGCCGGAAGAAGAAGTCCGCGCGCTGCTGCTGGTCAAAGAGGGCCAGGTGTTCTCCCGCAAGGTGATGACCAGCACCAGTGAGCTGATCACCCGCCGCCTGGGCAACGAGGGCTACACCTTCGCCAACGTCAACGGCGTGCCCGAGCCGCACAACGAAGACAATTCGGTATCGATCACCTTCGTCGTCGATCCGGGCAAGCGTGCCTACGTCAACCGCATCAACTTCCGCGGCAACACCAAGACCGAAGACGAAGTGCTGCGTCGCGAAATGCGCCAGATGGAAGGCGGCTGGGCATCGACCTACCTGATCGACCAGTCGAAGACGCGCCTGGAGCGTCTGGGCTTCTTCAAGGAAGTCAACGTCGAGACCCCGCAAGTGCCGGGCACCGATGACCAGGTCGACGTCAACTACAGCGTCGAGGAGCAGGCCTCGGGTTCGATCACCGCGAGCGTGGGTTTCGCCCAGAACGCCGGTCTGATCCTGGGTGGTTCGATCACCCAGAACAACTTCCTGGGTAGCGGTAACCGCGTCAGCCTCGGCCTGACCCGCAGCGAATACCAGAGCCGCTACAACTTCTCCTTCACCGATCCGTACTGGACCGAAGACGGCGTGAGCCTGGGCTACAACGCCTTCTACCGCACCACCGACTACGACGAGCTCGATGTCGACGTCTCCAGCTACTCGGTCGACAGCCTCGGCGCCGGCATCAACATCGGTTACCCGATCAGCGAGACCGCGCGCCTGACCTACGGCCTGACCGTACAGCAGGACGAAATCAACACCGGTCGCTATACCGTCGACGAGATCTTCGACTTCACCCGTCAGGAAGGCGAGAAGTACGTCAACTTCAAGGCCTCCGTGGGCTGGTCCGAATCCACCCTCAACCGTGGCGTGCTGGCCAACCGCGGTCATTCCCAGAGCCTGGTGTTCGAAACCACCGTGCCGGGCAGTGACCTGTCGTTCTACAAGCTCGATTACCGTGGCCAGGTGTTCAAGCCGCTGACCGATACCTACACCATGCGTTTCCACACGCAGCTGGGTTACGGCGGCGCCTTCGGCTCGACCGAGAAGCTGCCATTCTACGAGAACTACTACGCTGGCGGTTTCAACTCGGTACGTGGTTTCGAAGACAGCAGTCTGGGCCCGCGCAGTACGCCGAGCACCGGCAGCAACCCGGGCACGCTGCGTGACCCGGATCAGGATCCGCTGCCGTTCGGTGGTAACGTGTTGATCCAGGGTGGTGCCGAATTGCTGTTCCCGCTGCCGTTCGTCAAGGATCAGCGTTCGCTGCGTACCGCGTTGTTCTGGGATGTGGGTAACGTGTTCGACACCGACTGCAGCTCCGGTCAGAAGCGCCGTGGCGACAGTTGCGACATCGATTTCGGCAACCTGGCCAGCTCGGTGGGTGTCGGCGTTACCTGGATCACCGCGCTCGGCCCGCTGAGCTTCAGCCTGGCGATGCCGGTCAAGAAGCCGGACGACGCCGATACCCAGGTATTCCAGTTCTCCCTCGGCCAGACGTTCTAA
- a CDS encoding phosphatidate cytidylyltransferase → MLKQRIITALILLPIALAGFFLLEGGAFALFIAVVVVLGAWEWARLAGLSAQPLRIAYGALVAVLLYLLYGAPALAPWLLAVGVLWWAFATFLVLNYPASSRYWGGLPGRLVIGLLILLPAWQGLVVIKQWQLANWLILAVMALVWVADIGAYFSGKRFGKRKLAPRVSPGKSWEGLVGGLLLSLLLTVVVGFYRDWSLQQFLLALPGAALVVLISVVGDLTESMFKRQSGIKDSSNLLPGHGGVLDRIDSLTAAVPVFAMLLWLAGWGAW, encoded by the coding sequence ATGCTCAAGCAACGAATCATTACGGCGCTGATCCTGCTGCCGATCGCCCTGGCAGGCTTCTTCCTGCTCGAAGGCGGCGCGTTCGCGCTGTTCATCGCCGTCGTGGTCGTGCTCGGTGCCTGGGAATGGGCGCGCCTGGCGGGTCTTTCCGCTCAGCCGCTGCGGATCGCCTATGGGGCGCTGGTAGCGGTGCTGCTTTATCTGCTTTACGGCGCCCCTGCGCTGGCGCCCTGGCTGCTGGCCGTTGGCGTGCTGTGGTGGGCGTTCGCGACCTTTCTGGTGCTCAACTACCCGGCTAGCAGCCGCTACTGGGGCGGCCTGCCGGGGCGCCTGGTGATCGGTTTGCTGATTCTGCTGCCGGCCTGGCAAGGGCTGGTGGTGATCAAGCAGTGGCAGCTGGCCAACTGGCTGATCCTGGCGGTGATGGCGCTGGTCTGGGTGGCGGATATCGGCGCCTACTTTTCCGGCAAGCGCTTCGGCAAGCGCAAGCTGGCACCGCGGGTCAGTCCCGGCAAGAGCTGGGAAGGCCTGGTCGGCGGTCTGCTGCTCAGCCTGCTGCTGACGGTGGTGGTGGGCTTCTACCGCGATTGGTCGCTCCAGCAGTTTCTGCTGGCGCTGCCGGGCGCTGCGCTGGTGGTGCTGATTTCGGTGGTCGGTGATCTCACCGAGAGCATGTTCAAGCGCCAGTCCGGCATCAAGGACAGCAGCAACCTGCTGCCGGGACATGGCGGCGTGCTCGACCGCATCGACAGCCTGACGGCGGCGGTTCCGGTATTCGCCATGTTGCTCTGGCTGGCAGGCTGGGGCGCATGGTGA
- the lpxB gene encoding lipid-A-disaccharide synthase, with translation MAEVLRVALVAGEASGDILGAGLMQALKVQHPNVEFIGVGGPRMQAEGLVSDFPMERLAVMGLVEVLGRLPELLSRRRRLIASLIERKPDVFIGIDAPDFTLGVELRLRQAGIRTVHYVSPSVWAWRQKRVLKIRDACDLMLTLFPFEAQFYEAHQVPVCFVGHPLADAIPLQADRAAARELLGLPGDAPVVALLPGSRGGEVARLGSLFLDAAERLRSLRPGVRFVLPCASPERRQQLEQMLGGRDLPLQLLDGRSHDALAACDAVLIASGTATLEALLYKRPMVVAYRVAPMTFSILKRLVKSPYISLPNLLAQRLLVPELIQDAATADALAQAVAPLLVDGEVQTEGFDAIHRTLRRGASERAAAAVLDLLGRN, from the coding sequence ATGGCTGAGGTATTGCGTGTCGCGCTGGTTGCCGGCGAGGCATCCGGCGACATTCTTGGCGCGGGCCTGATGCAGGCGCTCAAGGTGCAGCACCCGAACGTCGAGTTCATCGGCGTCGGCGGCCCGCGTATGCAGGCCGAGGGGCTGGTCAGCGATTTTCCCATGGAGCGCCTGGCGGTCATGGGCCTGGTCGAAGTGCTGGGCCGGTTGCCCGAGCTGCTGTCGCGCCGCCGCCGGCTGATCGCCAGCCTGATCGAGCGCAAGCCCGACGTGTTCATCGGCATCGATGCGCCGGATTTCACCCTGGGCGTTGAACTCAGGTTGCGCCAGGCCGGCATTCGCACCGTGCACTACGTCAGCCCCTCGGTCTGGGCCTGGCGGCAGAAGCGGGTGCTGAAGATTCGCGATGCCTGCGACCTGATGCTCACCCTGTTTCCCTTCGAGGCGCAGTTCTACGAGGCCCATCAGGTACCGGTGTGCTTCGTCGGTCATCCGCTGGCCGATGCCATCCCGCTGCAGGCCGATCGTGCGGCAGCCCGCGAGCTGCTTGGCTTGCCAGGCGACGCGCCGGTCGTCGCCTTGCTGCCAGGCAGTCGTGGTGGTGAAGTGGCGCGTCTCGGCAGCCTGTTTCTCGATGCTGCCGAGCGCCTGCGTTCGTTGCGCCCTGGTGTGCGTTTCGTACTGCCCTGTGCCAGCCCGGAGCGCCGCCAGCAGCTGGAACAGATGCTCGGCGGCCGCGACCTGCCGCTGCAACTGCTCGATGGCCGCTCCCACGACGCCCTGGCGGCCTGCGATGCCGTGCTGATCGCCTCCGGTACCGCCACCCTCGAGGCGCTGCTGTACAAGCGGCCCATGGTGGTGGCCTACCGCGTCGCGCCGATGACCTTCAGCATCCTCAAGCGGCTGGTGAAGAGTCCCTACATCTCGCTGCCCAACCTGCTCGCCCAGCGGCTGCTGGTGCCCGAACTGATTCAGGACGCGGCCACCGCCGACGCGCTGGCGCAGGCGGTAGCGCCGCTGCTGGTCGACGGCGAGGTGCAGACCGAAGGTTTCGATGCCATTCATCGCACCCTGCGCCGCGGTGCCTCCGAGCGCGCCGCCGCCGCGGTGCTCGACCTGCTGGGGCGCAACTGA
- the rseP gene encoding sigma E protease regulator RseP — translation MSALYMIVGTLIALGVLVTFHEYGHFWVARRCGVKVLRFSVGFGTPLVRWHDRQGTEFVIAAIPLGGYVKMLDEREGDVPPELVEQSFNRKTVKQRFAIVAAGPAANFALALLFFWLVAMLGSQQVRPVIGAVEAGSLAQVAGLQAGEEIVAVNGKATTGWSAVNLQLVRRLGESGELLITTRHPDGGADTAHRVELDNWLRGANEPDPIASLGIRPWRPSLAPVLAEFDPEGPAQAAGLRIGDRLLALDGQALSDWQELVDRVRGLPGKSVAIALERDGQRLEVPVTLAAKGEGEAATGYLGAGVAPAQWPAQMLREISYGPLEAVSEAGARTWTMSLLTLDSLKKMLFGELSVKNLSGPITIAKVAGASAESGLGDFLNFLAYLSISLGVLNLLPIPVLDGGHLLYYLVEWVRGRPLSERVQGWGMQIGISLVIGVMLLALVNDLGRL, via the coding sequence ATGAGCGCACTCTATATGATCGTCGGCACCCTGATCGCCCTCGGGGTGCTGGTGACCTTTCATGAATACGGTCATTTCTGGGTGGCGCGTCGCTGTGGCGTCAAGGTGCTGCGCTTCTCCGTAGGCTTCGGCACGCCGCTGGTGCGCTGGCATGACCGCCAGGGTACCGAGTTCGTGATCGCCGCCATCCCGCTGGGTGGTTACGTGAAGATGCTCGACGAGCGCGAAGGCGACGTGCCGCCGGAGCTGGTCGAGCAGTCGTTCAATCGCAAGACCGTCAAGCAGCGCTTCGCCATCGTCGCCGCTGGGCCGGCTGCCAACTTCGCCCTGGCCCTGCTGTTCTTCTGGCTGGTGGCCATGCTCGGCAGCCAGCAGGTGCGGCCGGTTATCGGTGCCGTGGAGGCGGGCAGCCTGGCCCAGGTTGCCGGCCTGCAGGCGGGTGAGGAAATCGTTGCGGTCAACGGCAAGGCCACCACGGGTTGGTCGGCGGTCAATCTGCAACTGGTGCGCCGCCTCGGTGAAAGCGGCGAGCTGCTGATCACCACGCGCCACCCCGATGGCGGCGCGGATACGGCGCATCGCGTCGAACTGGATAACTGGCTGCGTGGCGCCAACGAGCCCGATCCGATCGCCTCGCTGGGCATTCGGCCGTGGCGGCCGAGCCTGGCGCCAGTGCTCGCCGAATTCGATCCTGAAGGTCCGGCCCAGGCCGCCGGCCTGCGCATCGGCGACCGCCTGCTGGCGCTGGATGGGCAAGCCCTGAGCGATTGGCAGGAGCTGGTCGACCGCGTGCGCGGGCTGCCGGGCAAGTCGGTCGCCATTGCCCTGGAGCGCGATGGTCAGCGTCTGGAGGTGCCCGTTACCCTGGCCGCGAAAGGCGAGGGTGAGGCGGCCACCGGCTACCTCGGTGCGGGCGTGGCGCCGGCGCAATGGCCGGCGCAGATGCTCCGCGAAATCAGCTACGGGCCGCTGGAAGCGGTCAGCGAAGCGGGCGCGCGAACCTGGACGATGAGCCTTCTGACCCTCGATTCACTGAAGAAAATGCTCTTCGGTGAGCTCTCGGTAAAAAACTTGAGCGGGCCGATAACCATTGCTAAAGTGGCGGGCGCTTCGGCCGAGTCCGGCCTTGGGGACTTTTTGAATTTCCTCGCCTACCTGAGCATCAGCCTGGGCGTTCTCAATTTGCTGCCCATTCCGGTTCTGGATGGCGGACATCTGCTTTATTACCTGGTCGAGTGGGTGCGAGGCCGCCCACTGTCCGAACGGGTGCAGGGTTGGGGGATGCAGATTGGTATCAGCCTGGTGATCGGGGTGATGCTGCTGGCTCTGGTCAACGACCTTGGTCGCCTCTGA
- the fabZ gene encoding 3-hydroxyacyl-ACP dehydratase FabZ, whose translation MMEINEIREYLPHRYPFLLVDRVTDLDLEGKCVRAYKNVSVNEPFFNGHFPEHPIMPGVLIIEAMAQAAGILGFKMMDVKPADGTLYYFVGSDKLRFRQPVVPGDQLILEAKFLSSKRSIWKFECKATVDGKEVCSAEIICAERKL comes from the coding sequence ATGATGGAAATCAACGAAATTCGCGAGTACTTGCCGCACCGTTATCCGTTCCTGCTGGTGGACCGGGTCACGGATCTGGATCTTGAGGGCAAGTGCGTTCGTGCCTATAAGAATGTCAGCGTCAACGAGCCATTCTTCAACGGCCATTTCCCCGAGCACCCGATCATGCCCGGTGTCCTGATCATCGAGGCCATGGCCCAGGCCGCGGGTATCCTCGGCTTCAAGATGATGGACGTGAAGCCTGCCGATGGCACCCTCTACTACTTCGTCGGCTCCGATAAGCTACGCTTCCGTCAGCCGGTCGTGCCCGGTGACCAGCTGATCCTCGAGGCCAAGTTCCTCAGCAGCAAACGCAGCATCTGGAAGTTCGAATGCAAGGCCACGGTCGACGGCAAGGAAGTGTGCTCGGCCGAAATCATCTGTGCGGAACGCAAGTTATGA
- the rnhB gene encoding ribonuclease HII: MQLGLDFASVEELVAGVDEVGRGPLCGAVVTAAVILDPARPILGLNDSKKLTEARREKLFDEIREKALAWCIARAEVEEIDRLNILHATMLAMQRAVEGLGVLPKLALIDGNRCPKLAVPSAPVIGGDAQVPAIAAASILAKVSRDREMRELDALYPGYGIALHKGYPTPVHLEALARLGPTPIHRRSFAPVRRLLETAAFG, translated from the coding sequence ATGCAGCTGGGCCTGGATTTCGCCAGCGTCGAGGAACTGGTTGCCGGCGTCGATGAAGTGGGTCGTGGGCCGCTCTGTGGCGCGGTGGTGACCGCAGCGGTGATTCTCGACCCGGCGCGGCCGATTCTCGGGCTCAACGACTCCAAGAAGCTGACCGAGGCGCGTCGCGAAAAGCTGTTCGATGAAATCCGCGAAAAGGCATTGGCCTGGTGCATCGCCCGGGCGGAGGTGGAAGAGATCGACCGCCTGAATATCCTGCACGCCACAATGCTGGCCATGCAGCGTGCGGTCGAAGGCCTCGGCGTGCTGCCGAAACTGGCGCTGATCGACGGCAACCGTTGTCCGAAACTCGCGGTGCCCAGCGCACCGGTGATCGGCGGCGATGCCCAGGTACCGGCCATCGCCGCCGCCTCGATCCTCGCCAAGGTCAGCCGTGATCGCGAAATGCGCGAACTCGATGCCCTATACCCGGGCTACGGTATCGCCCTGCACAAGGGCTATCCAACGCCCGTTCACCTCGAGGCCCTGGCCCGTCTGGGGCCGACCCCCATTCACCGGCGCTCCTTTGCGCCGGTACGCCGCCTGCTGGAAACCGCCGCCTTCGGTTGA
- the lpxD gene encoding UDP-3-O-(3-hydroxymyristoyl)glucosamine N-acyltransferase, with the protein MMSTPVFTLGQLAEQLGATLRGAADQTVDGLATLQDAGPSQLTFLSNAQYRKHLGSCQAAAVLLTATDAEGFAGNALIVANPYLAYASLSHLFDRKPKAAPGIHPTALVAEGAQVDPSAAIGPYAVIEAGAKIAAGVTVGAHCVIGARCEIGEGGWLAPRVTLYHDVRIGKRVVIQSGAVIGGEGFGFANEKGVWQKIAQIGGVSIGDDVEIGANTTLDRGALSDTRIGNGVKLDNQIMIAHNVQVGDNTAMAACVGISGSTSIGKNCMIAGGVGMVGHIDVCDGVFVTGMTMVTRSITEPGAYSSGTAMQPAAEWKKSVARIRQLDDMARRVKQLEKQLAAVTSSGNASSDA; encoded by the coding sequence ATGATGTCCACACCGGTATTCACCCTCGGCCAGTTGGCCGAACAGCTGGGCGCCACCCTGCGTGGCGCGGCTGATCAGACAGTCGACGGGCTGGCAACCTTGCAGGATGCCGGCCCGTCTCAGCTGACGTTCCTGTCCAATGCGCAGTATCGCAAGCACCTGGGCAGCTGCCAGGCGGCGGCCGTGCTGCTGACCGCCACGGACGCGGAAGGCTTCGCCGGCAATGCGCTGATCGTCGCCAATCCGTACCTGGCCTATGCGTCGCTGTCCCATCTGTTCGATCGCAAGCCCAAGGCTGCGCCGGGTATTCATCCCACCGCCCTGGTGGCCGAGGGTGCCCAGGTCGACCCGAGTGCCGCGATTGGCCCTTACGCGGTCATCGAGGCGGGGGCGAAGATCGCCGCAGGGGTCACCGTCGGTGCCCACTGCGTGATCGGCGCGCGCTGCGAAATCGGCGAGGGCGGCTGGTTGGCGCCCCGGGTCACCCTGTACCACGACGTGCGTATCGGCAAGCGGGTGGTGATCCAGTCCGGCGCGGTGATCGGCGGCGAAGGCTTCGGCTTCGCCAACGAGAAGGGCGTCTGGCAGAAGATCGCCCAGATCGGCGGCGTGAGCATCGGTGACGACGTGGAAATCGGCGCCAATACCACCCTCGATCGCGGTGCGCTGTCCGATACGCGTATCGGCAACGGCGTGAAGCTGGATAACCAGATCATGATCGCGCACAACGTGCAGGTCGGCGACAACACGGCGATGGCCGCCTGCGTCGGGATTTCCGGCAGCACCTCGATCGGCAAGAACTGTATGATCGCCGGCGGCGTTGGCATGGTCGGCCATATCGATGTGTGTGACGGCGTATTCGTGACCGGCATGACCATGGTCACCCGCTCGATCACCGAGCCCGGTGCCTATTCGTCGGGCACCGCCATGCAACCTGCAGCCGAGTGGAAGAAAAGCGTGGCGCGCATCCGCCAGCTGGACGACATGGCGCGGCGTGTGAAGCAGCTGGAAAAACAGCTCGCTGCCGTGACCTCGAGCGGGAATGCCTCATCTGATGCCTGA
- the lpxA gene encoding acyl-ACP--UDP-N-acetylglucosamine O-acyltransferase has product MSLIDPRAIIDPSAKLADDVVVGPWSIIGPDVEIGEGCVLGPNVIIKGPTRIGKHNKIYQFASLGEDTPDRKYKGEPTRLVIGDHNIIREGVTMHRGTIQDRDETTIGDHNLIMAYAHIGHDSVVGNHCILVNNVALAGHVHIGDWAILSGYTLVHQFCHIGAHAFAGMGAAIGKDVPAYVTVSGNPAEARSMNFEGLRRRGFSAESMQALRRAYKIVYRQGFTIEEALVELEEVAAQFAEVAVFRDSILTSSRGITR; this is encoded by the coding sequence ATGAGTTTGATTGACCCTCGCGCCATCATCGATCCCAGCGCCAAGCTGGCAGACGACGTCGTCGTCGGCCCTTGGTCGATCATTGGGCCCGACGTAGAAATTGGCGAGGGCTGCGTGCTGGGTCCCAACGTGATCATCAAGGGGCCTACCCGAATCGGGAAGCACAACAAGATCTACCAGTTCGCCTCCCTGGGTGAAGACACCCCGGATCGCAAGTACAAGGGCGAGCCTACGCGCCTGGTCATCGGTGATCACAACATCATCCGCGAAGGCGTGACCATGCACCGCGGCACCATTCAGGATCGTGACGAAACCACCATCGGTGATCACAACCTGATCATGGCCTATGCCCACATCGGTCACGACAGTGTGGTCGGCAACCACTGCATCCTGGTCAACAACGTGGCCCTGGCCGGGCACGTGCACATCGGCGACTGGGCGATCCTGTCCGGCTACACCCTGGTGCATCAGTTCTGCCACATCGGCGCGCATGCCTTTGCCGGCATGGGCGCGGCGATCGGCAAGGACGTTCCCGCCTACGTCACGGTATCCGGCAACCCGGCCGAAGCGCGCAGCATGAATTTCGAAGGCCTGCGTCGCCGGGGTTTCAGCGCCGAGTCGATGCAGGCGTTGCGCCGTGCCTACAAGATCGTCTACCGCCAGGGCTTCACCATCGAGGAAGCGCTGGTCGAGCTGGAAGAAGTGGCGGCCCAGTTTGCCGAGGTAGCGGTTTTCCGCGATTCGATCCTGACCTCCAGCCGCGGCATCACCCGCTGA
- the ispC gene encoding 1-deoxy-D-xylulose-5-phosphate reductoisomerase — MSQVQRVTVLGATGSIGLSTLDVIARHPSRYQAFALSGFTRLAELEALCVIHRPRFAVVADAAAAADLQARLQQAGLDTRVLSGEAGLCEVAAHAEVDAVMAAIVGAAGLKPTLAAVEAGKKVLLANKEALVMSGALFMRAVRQSGAVLLPIDSEHNAIFQCLPQDYARGLQPVGVRRILLTASGGPFRQATPESLHAVTPEQACAHPNWSMGRKISVDSASMMNKGLELIEACWLFDARPEQVEVLIHPQSVIHSLVDYVDGSVLAQLGNPDMRTPIAHALAWPQRIDSGVAPLDLLAVARLDFQAPDDVRFPCLRLAREAAEAGGSAPAMLNAANEVAVAAFLERRIRFTDIARIIGGVLEAQPVVAVDCLDAVLEADRRARELAGQWLKRGEVA; from the coding sequence GTGAGCCAGGTTCAGCGGGTTACCGTGCTGGGCGCTACCGGCTCGATCGGCCTGAGCACCCTGGATGTCATCGCGCGCCACCCGTCGCGTTACCAGGCATTCGCCCTCAGCGGCTTCACTCGTCTGGCCGAGCTGGAGGCGCTCTGCGTCATCCACCGTCCGCGTTTCGCCGTGGTTGCCGATGCCGCTGCAGCGGCCGATCTGCAGGCGCGCCTGCAGCAGGCCGGTCTCGATACCCGGGTGCTGTCTGGCGAGGCCGGGCTGTGCGAGGTCGCCGCCCATGCCGAGGTGGATGCGGTGATGGCGGCCATCGTCGGCGCGGCAGGGCTCAAGCCGACCCTGGCGGCGGTCGAAGCCGGCAAGAAGGTGCTGCTGGCCAACAAGGAGGCCCTGGTGATGTCCGGCGCGCTGTTCATGCGCGCGGTGCGCCAGAGCGGCGCGGTGCTGCTGCCCATCGACAGCGAGCACAACGCGATCTTCCAGTGCCTGCCCCAGGATTACGCCCGTGGCCTGCAGCCGGTCGGCGTGCGGCGCATCCTGCTCACCGCCTCCGGCGGGCCGTTTCGTCAGGCCACGCCCGAGTCGCTGCATGCGGTAACGCCCGAGCAGGCCTGCGCCCACCCCAACTGGTCGATGGGCCGCAAGATTTCCGTGGACTCGGCCAGCATGATGAACAAGGGCCTGGAGCTGATCGAGGCCTGCTGGCTGTTCGATGCGCGCCCGGAACAGGTCGAGGTGCTGATCCACCCGCAGAGCGTCATCCATTCGCTGGTCGATTACGTCGACGGCTCGGTGCTCGCCCAACTGGGCAACCCCGACATGCGCACGCCCATCGCCCACGCCCTGGCCTGGCCGCAGCGCATCGACTCGGGTGTCGCGCCGCTGGATCTGCTTGCCGTGGCGCGCCTGGACTTCCAGGCCCCTGACGACGTGCGCTTTCCCTGCCTGCGCCTGGCGCGTGAGGCCGCCGAGGCTGGCGGCAGTGCGCCGGCGATGCTCAACGCCGCGAACGAAGTGGCGGTGGCGGCATTTCTCGAGCGGCGGATTCGCTTTACCGATATCGCGCGTATCATTGGCGGCGTTCTCGAGGCGCAGCCGGTCGTCGCGGTGGACTGTCTCGATGCCGTGCTCGAAGCCGACCGCCGCGCGCGGGAACTGGCCGGGCAGTGGTTGAAGCGTGGAGAGGTGGCATGA